Below is a genomic region from Nitrososphaerota archaeon.
ACCTTAGATAAGAGAGTGCGAATCAAACACACTCTCCACCACCTTCTTTTTGTGGTGTTTCGCCTCTAACACACAGCTCCTTTAAGCTCTACAAACCCAATTTTCGTTTAACTTTTATAGAGCATCCACCTAGCCAGCTTTGGTGAATGGTTTGGTTGAAGTAGTTATTACGAGTGCCGTTAGAACAGCTATAGGTAACTTCGGCGGTTCCTTAAAAGATGTGCCTCTAAGTCGGCTAGGTGCGATAGTGATTCACGAAGCCTTGAGGAGGGCTAATCTTAGACCAGTGGTAAGCGAGAGTACCCAAGCTTTGGCTCCAAGCGTCTTTCGAGGCGCTGGCTTAACAGATCTTGAGAAGCAGTATTATCAGTGGAGTGAAGACAGCATACCTGTCCAAATCGACGAAGTAATCATGGGGAACGTGCTCCAAGCCGGTCAAGGTCAGAACCCAGCGAGACAAGCCATGATCTATGCCGGCATACCTAAAGAAACACCAGCGTTCACTGTGAATAAGGTCTGCGGCTCTGGTTTAAAGTCGATCGCACTAGCGGCTCAGTCAATAATAGCTGGTGAAGCTGAGATAGTTGTAGCTGGGGGGTTTGAGAGCATGAGTAATGCCCCATACGCCCTACCTAAGGCTAGATGGGGGTATAGGATGGATGTGAACGCCTACGGTCAGATTCTGGATCTTATGGTCTACGATGGACTCTGGGAGATCTTTTACGGCTATCACATGGGCTACACTGCAGAGAATATCGCTGAAAAATATGGTATAACTAGAGAGGAGCAGGATAAGATAGGCTTTCTGAGCCACCAGAGAGCAAGGGCGGCTATAAAAGAAGGGTTATTTAAAGAAGAGATCGTACCGGTTGAAATACCCCAAAAGAAGGGTCCTCCGATCATATTCGACACAGACGAGCGCCCTATGGAGACAAGTTTGGAGAAGATGGCTGCGCTACCACCTGTCTTTAAGAAGGACGGTACGGTGACCGCTGGTAACGCCTCTGGAATAAACGATGCCGCCGCTGCTGTTGTGCTGATGAAGCGGGAGAAGGCAGAGGAACTGGGTCAGAAGATCCTAGGAGTTATACGATCTTACGCCTCAGGTGGTGTAGACCCAGCCTATATGGGTCTAGGACCAGTGCCTGCTGTCAAGAAGGCCTTGTTTAAAGCTGGGCTTGAAGTCAAAGATCTTGACGTGATAGAGTTGAATGAGGCTTTCGCAGCCCAAGCAATAGCTTGCATGAGAGAGCTCAACTTTGATCTTGAGAAGACTAACCCTCGTGGGAGCGGCATCGCCCTAGGTCATCCAATAGGCGCTACGGGAACTAGACAGGTGGTCACCATACTGCATGAGATGAAGAGAAGGGGCTTAAGGCGTGGTCTGGTTACTATGTGCATAGGCGGCGGTCAAGGGATGGCTATGGTAATCGAGAGACCATAAACATCTTTACCTACTTAACACATAGGGGTTGTGGTTGATATGTCTTTAGGCATTAAGAAGGTTGGTGTAGTTGGAGCAGGAGTTATGGGCGCTCAGATCGCTGAGATCATGGCGCTGAATGGTTTTGAGGTGAAGACGAGGCATAGAACAGAAGAATCAAAACAGCGAGCACTATCAGACATAAGAAAGATTCTAAGCGATCTACTTGAATACCATAAG
It encodes:
- a CDS encoding acetyl-CoA C-acetyltransferase, with the translated sequence MVEVVITSAVRTAIGNFGGSLKDVPLSRLGAIVIHEALRRANLRPVVSESTQALAPSVFRGAGLTDLEKQYYQWSEDSIPVQIDEVIMGNVLQAGQGQNPARQAMIYAGIPKETPAFTVNKVCGSGLKSIALAAQSIIAGEAEIVVAGGFESMSNAPYALPKARWGYRMDVNAYGQILDLMVYDGLWEIFYGYHMGYTAENIAEKYGITREEQDKIGFLSHQRARAAIKEGLFKEEIVPVEIPQKKGPPIIFDTDERPMETSLEKMAALPPVFKKDGTVTAGNASGINDAAAAVVLMKREKAEELGQKILGVIRSYASGGVDPAYMGLGPVPAVKKALFKAGLEVKDLDVIELNEAFAAQAIACMRELNFDLEKTNPRGSGIALGHPIGATGTRQVVTILHEMKRRGLRRGLVTMCIGGGQGMAMVIERP